The following proteins are co-located in the Silene latifolia isolate original U9 population chromosome 1, ASM4854445v1, whole genome shotgun sequence genome:
- the LOC141614241 gene encoding S-adenosylmethionine carrier 1, chloroplastic/mitochondrial-like isoform X1: MSPLYSNYLLQVFQNTHLTTGIAANHHQGQADDLVKHGMPQFEESNIQGEVHSKSSSTLMNRPRPLLAEHEYAVSGALSGIVVSLCLHPVDTIKTVLQSCQAGQKSLCYIGQSIITERGLSGLYRGISSNITTSAPISAIYTFTYESVKGFLLPSLAKEHCSIAHCTAGACASIATSFIFTPSDHIKQQMQVNSN; encoded by the exons ATGTCTCCATTGTATTCAAATTATTTACTTCAGGTTTTTCAGAATACACATCTTACAACTGGCATTGCAGCTAACCATCATCAAGGTCAGGCTGATGACTTGGTTAAACATGGAATGCCTCAATTTGAAGAATCAAATATCCAGGGTGAAGTACATAGCAAGAGCTCCTCAACTCTAATGAACAGGCCTCGTCCCTTACTAGCCGAACATGAGTATGCTGTTTCTGGAGCCTTGTCTGGCATAGTGGTTAGCTTATGCTTACATCCGGTAGATACAATTAAAACAGTGTTGCAGTCTTGTCAAGCTGGACAGAAGTCTCTTTGTTACATTGGGCAATCAATAATAACCGAGAGAG GATTATCTGGTCTCTATCGTGGAATAAGTAGCAATATCACAACGTCTGCACCTATATCTGCCATCTACACTTTCACATATGAATCGGTGAAGGGATTTTTGCTTCCTTCTTTGGCTAAG GAGCATTGCTCTATTGCTCATTGCACGGCAGGTGCTTGCGCAAGCATTGCCACATCTTTCATCTTTACTCCTAGTGATCATATAAAGCAACAGATGCAAGTAAACTCAAATTAG
- the LOC141614241 gene encoding S-adenosylmethionine carrier 1, chloroplastic/mitochondrial-like isoform X2 codes for MSPLYSNYLLQVFQNTHLTTGIAANHHQGQADDLVKHGMPQFEESNIQGEVHSKSSSTLMNRPRPLLAEHEYAVSGALSGIVVSLCLHPVDTIKTVLQSCQAGQKSLCYIGQSIITERGLSGLYRGISSNITTSAPISAIYTFTYESVKGFLLPSLAKEHCSIAHCTAGACASIATSFIFTPSDHIKQQMQD; via the exons ATGTCTCCATTGTATTCAAATTATTTACTTCAGGTTTTTCAGAATACACATCTTACAACTGGCATTGCAGCTAACCATCATCAAGGTCAGGCTGATGACTTGGTTAAACATGGAATGCCTCAATTTGAAGAATCAAATATCCAGGGTGAAGTACATAGCAAGAGCTCCTCAACTCTAATGAACAGGCCTCGTCCCTTACTAGCCGAACATGAGTATGCTGTTTCTGGAGCCTTGTCTGGCATAGTGGTTAGCTTATGCTTACATCCGGTAGATACAATTAAAACAGTGTTGCAGTCTTGTCAAGCTGGACAGAAGTCTCTTTGTTACATTGGGCAATCAATAATAACCGAGAGAG GATTATCTGGTCTCTATCGTGGAATAAGTAGCAATATCACAACGTCTGCACCTATATCTGCCATCTACACTTTCACATATGAATCGGTGAAGGGATTTTTGCTTCCTTCTTTGGCTAAG GAGCATTGCTCTATTGCTCATTGCACGGCAGGTGCTTGCGCAAGCATTGCCACATCTTTCATCTTTACTCCTAGTGATCATATAAAGCAACAGATGCAA GATTAG
- the LOC141614241 gene encoding mitochondrial arginine transporter BAC2-like isoform X3 produces the protein MSPLYSNYLLQVFQNTHLTTGIAANHHQGQADDLVKHGMPQFEESNIQGEVHSKSSSTLMNRPRPLLAEHEYAVSGALSGIVVSLCLHPVDTIKTVLQSCQAGQKSLCYIGQSIITERGLSGLYRGISSNITTSAPISAIYTFTYESVKGFLLPSLAKD, from the exons ATGTCTCCATTGTATTCAAATTATTTACTTCAGGTTTTTCAGAATACACATCTTACAACTGGCATTGCAGCTAACCATCATCAAGGTCAGGCTGATGACTTGGTTAAACATGGAATGCCTCAATTTGAAGAATCAAATATCCAGGGTGAAGTACATAGCAAGAGCTCCTCAACTCTAATGAACAGGCCTCGTCCCTTACTAGCCGAACATGAGTATGCTGTTTCTGGAGCCTTGTCTGGCATAGTGGTTAGCTTATGCTTACATCCGGTAGATACAATTAAAACAGTGTTGCAGTCTTGTCAAGCTGGACAGAAGTCTCTTTGTTACATTGGGCAATCAATAATAACCGAGAGAG GATTATCTGGTCTCTATCGTGGAATAAGTAGCAATATCACAACGTCTGCACCTATATCTGCCATCTACACTTTCACATATGAATCGGTGAAGGGATTTTTGCTTCCTTCTTTGGCTAAG GATTAG
- the LOC141614241 gene encoding S-adenosylmethionine carrier 1, chloroplastic/mitochondrial-like isoform X4, with amino-acid sequence MPQFEESNIQGEVHSKSSSTLMNRPRPLLAEHEYAVSGALSGIVVSLCLHPVDTIKTVLQSCQAGQKSLCYIGQSIITERGLSGLYRGISSNITTSAPISAIYTFTYESVKGFLLPSLAKEHCSIAHCTAGACASIATSFIFTPSDHIKQQMQVNSN; translated from the exons ATGCCTCAATTTGAAGAATCAAATATCCAGGGTGAAGTACATAGCAAGAGCTCCTCAACTCTAATGAACAGGCCTCGTCCCTTACTAGCCGAACATGAGTATGCTGTTTCTGGAGCCTTGTCTGGCATAGTGGTTAGCTTATGCTTACATCCGGTAGATACAATTAAAACAGTGTTGCAGTCTTGTCAAGCTGGACAGAAGTCTCTTTGTTACATTGGGCAATCAATAATAACCGAGAGAG GATTATCTGGTCTCTATCGTGGAATAAGTAGCAATATCACAACGTCTGCACCTATATCTGCCATCTACACTTTCACATATGAATCGGTGAAGGGATTTTTGCTTCCTTCTTTGGCTAAG GAGCATTGCTCTATTGCTCATTGCACGGCAGGTGCTTGCGCAAGCATTGCCACATCTTTCATCTTTACTCCTAGTGATCATATAAAGCAACAGATGCAAGTAAACTCAAATTAG